In Melitaea cinxia chromosome Z, ilMelCinx1.1, whole genome shotgun sequence, a single window of DNA contains:
- the LOC123668515 gene encoding uncharacterized protein LOC123668515, which translates to MLKKSQSMPKREALSVDEQICATKASKMLRQYLPNKPQKWGFKLLVLCDDRGFVYDFKIYIVMENNSDLRLPNEPDLAYSQGFTRRQGKSIQIPSLEDLESSKKKRGYSEKWVGNVNGTDIVTVMWYDNKPVVLSSSFVGKYPTQKKSWGDATKSYTAEIERLQSLKYSLFNSIPNSL; encoded by the exons ATGCTCAAAAAAAGTCAATCTATGCCCAAACGAGAAGCATTGTCAGTAGATGAGCAGATATGCGCTACTAAAGCCTCTAAAATGCTGCGCCAATATCTACCTAATAAGCCTCAAAAATGGGGGTTTAAACTGTTGGTGCTATGTGATGATCGAGGATTTGTGTACGACTTCAAAATATACATTGTAATGGAGAATAATTCAGATCTGAGGCTTCCTAATGAGCCTGACTTGGCCTATTCCCAAGGATTTACAA GACGACAAggaaaatctatacaaataccaTCATTGGAAGATCTAGAAAGTAGCAAAAAGAAAAGAGGATATTCGGAGAAATGGGTAGGCAATGTAAATGGCACAGATATTGTCACAGTTATGTGGTATGATAACAAACCAGTGGTGCTGTCTTCATCTTTTGTAGGAAAATACCCTACTCAAAAA AAAAGTTGGGGAGATGCGACAAAGAGCTACACCGCTGAAATTGAAAGACTTCAAAGTTTGAAGTACTCTCTGTTTAATTCTATACCCAATagtctttaa